A window of the Cutaneotrichosporon cavernicola HIS019 DNA, chromosome: 6 genome harbors these coding sequences:
- a CDS encoding uncharacterized protein (Pentacotripeptide-repeat region of PRORP) yields the protein MPMLSKAATTFRPFLRFQTQHQPELFSSNPNLLHHFNSGHGIVQGAAQTAAGSGGAAGGAGRAYGGASGGYTGHARAFLTLPGSNGDIAGVNTSAEEREKRKARQSAGMALKRGAKVPEPTLPRTVMMKDRMAPRAGGHAVAMVEMKEEDAERASITYPAWAALPSDASPGGALWAPGSAPRRIGARAFSTSVQRIEDDEIPVPLISATGPQHLEQPNRVLQDLAGLDLGRPGRVSQRRRNSTASVVRSETEEIPGYVAPAEAEVSPDAKIYNAISQLGRSDPELVHRIIDYYRQPRNSASIKGQPDLEENYPLPAGYTVATYNVIIRFLLRQRERGASIAPILDIYNEMLARDVVPNLRTTTFVIHALCVREEDVSAASHRWLNEMESQKLRQQAGVPVATEADKNAAEVIDGYQHEQNFASALNLYRVSSTFFKNSRVPRNVNTLDDLLAAAASSIGLPHAPTPESIEFLLNELDKVATQPLDGVAAAFQLLAAKKDLDAIKSLWERVLAGRPDLSSNSTYGTPALVTQIEAAKAFVAAGDKAKALEIANTDGQGRTLISYRVVSALAEAGDIDEAVKLLREVGNESQRSDSATIDVAEALIAAGRVKEGVEYAAELRRAALVSGKKVDARRMRNMYARVLAAAIKNPEDSELMKSIADAAANCAPWPPIELVARHIQLLVDTRRYADINPLLLVGGPLNEQKARTLDFDRTLLREAYADVVASEASIPVVLQAIRGFARLGEPLADANDSIPLPITVVDKYVKSRAGVQNVGELGIQLDGWYRLLQAFEAIPTSHIDAGAADAALGTFMADLAEAQKSGGLKLPNTMFTTTSIQQLVDILMARLGVEHASELVTNAFGERATHLLPTPEHTPAASESEFTLPPTPDSAQSPPGMLQPVSKHTLHISSKLDGLIDRLHVAMPPVTPVQVYETLRESISRDNTVPAPDVIGRLIAQLARAGEEAKARELYQLAQVVLASCLPDPQQQAAGWRAVEDSMIAACCFLGQLEQAGMHRARIIEAGMAPSADAYATMIASSRDSTDDALVARELFDESQSLGVVPHLYLFNTIISKLSKARKAEMALDLFQHMKAAGIRPSSVTYGAVINACCRVGDAESAEMLFDEMVKQPNFKPRVPPFNTMMQFHLQTRPSRARVLHYYDSMRSAGVRPSAHTYKLLLDAYGTLPPIDLTAMNRVFADLNADRKVPVQGTHWASIIMAYGVHGGDVPKAVSMFDSIGSHPSANGAVPEPVVWEAILNVLGQKGTLEELEAMRTRMVTSRIRPTAYVCNVLISGYAKHGQIDRARDVFESMADSVTGVAAPNNHPALLTSSGHVKPASTTQHTDKVYREPSTYEAMVRAELLAGERGRAEAVLARMEERRYPVAVWMKARAIMDEQI from the exons ATGCCTATGTTATCAAAGGCAGC TACGACGTTCCGGCCATTCTTGCGCTTCCAGACGCAGCACCAGCCGGAGCTCTTTTCCTCAAACCCTaacctcctccaccacttCAACAGCGGCCATGGCATCGTACAGGGCGCAGCTCAGACCGCCGCTGGATCcggcggcgctgctggTGGCGCAGGCCGCGCATACGGTGGCGCTTCGGGAGGATACACAGGCCACGCACGGGCGTTTCTCACTCTTCCCGGAAGCAACGGCGACATTGCCGGTGTGAACACGAGCGCAGAGGAACGCGAGAAGCGAAAGGCCCGCCAGTCGGCAGGTAtggcgctcaagcgcggcgCCAAGGTCCCCGAGCCCACCCTTCCCCGCACCGTCATGATGAAGGACCGCATGGCCCCGCGGGCCGGCGGCCATGCCGTCGCAATGGtcgagatgaaggaggaggacgctGAGCGGGCATCCATCACGTACCCTGCGTGGGCTGCGCTGCCGTCCGACGCCTCCCCCGGAGGCGCCCTCTGGGCCCCCGGGTCCGCACCACGACGCattggcgcgcgcgcgttctccacctccgtccagcgcatcgaggatgacgagatTCCTGTGCCCCTCATCTCGGCTACCGGGCCCCagcacctcgagcagccCAACCGTGTTCTTCAGGACCTTGCAgggctcgacctcggcagGCCCGGCCGCGTCTCGCAGAGGCGCCGCAACTCCACCGCAAGCGTCGTCCGCTCTGAGACCGAGGAAATTCCCGGCTACGTGGCGCCTgcagaggccgaggtgtCGCCTGACGCCAAGATCTATAACGCAATCTCGCAGCTGGGTCGGTCAGACCCCGAGTTGGTACACCGCATCATCGACTACTACCGCCAGCCGCGGAACTCCGCGTCGATCAAGGGTCAGCCTGATCTCGAGGAAAATTACCCCCTTCCGGCCGGATACACGGTGGCAACGTACAACGTGATCATCCGGTTCCTCTTGAGGCAGCGTGAGCGCGGTGCCAGCATTGCTCCCATCCTGGACATCTACAACGAGATGCTGGCTCGCGACGTTGTGCCCAATCTCCGCACGACGACGTTTGTCATTCATGCGCTGTgcgtgcgcgaggaggacgtgtCGGCGGCATCGCATCGGTGGCTCAACGAGATGGAGAGCCAAAAGCTTCGCCAGCAGGCTGGCGTCCCCGTGgccaccgaggccgacaagAATGCCGCCGAGGTGATCGATGGGTACCAGCACGAGCAGAACTTTGCCTCGGCGCTCAACCTGTACCGCGTTTCTTCGACGTTCTTCAAGAACAGCCGGGTGCCACGCAACGTGAATACGCTTGACGACCTGCTTGCGGCCGCAGCTTCCTCGATTGGTCTGCCCCACGCCCCAACTCCTGAGTCGATCGAGTTCCTGCTCAACGAGCTGGACAAGGTCGCCACGCAGCccctcgacggcgtggCAGCTGCGTTCCAACTGCTCGCGGCGAAGAAAGACCTGGACGCTATCAAGTCGCTATGGGAACGCGTTCTCGCGGGACGTCCCGACCTCTCCTCTAACTCCACATACGGCACGCCTGCTCTTGTGACGCAGATTGAGGCTGCCAAAGCCTTTGTCGCTGCCGGTGACAAGGCAAAGGCCCTTGAGATCGCCAACACGGATGGGCAGGGCCGGACCTTGATCAGCTACCGCGTCGTCTCGGCGTTGGCAGAGGCTGGCGACATTGACGAGGCTGTCAagctgctgcgcgaggtTGGAAATGAGAGCCAGAGGTCCGATAGCGCTACCATCGACGTGGCCGAGGCTCTCATCGCTGCCGGgcgcgtcaaggagggcgtcgagtATGCGGCGGAActgcggcgcgcagcgctgGTGTCTGGGAAGAAGGTTGACGCGCGTCGCATGCGCAACATGTACGCTCGCGTCCTTGCGGCGGCTATCAAGAATCCCGAGGATTCCGAACTCATGAAGTCCATTGCTGACGCGGCGGCAAACTGCGCCCCGTGGCCCCCAATCGAGTTGGTGGCCCGGCACATCCAGCTGCTTGTCGACACGCGTCGTTACGCCGACATCAACCCGCTGCTTCTTGTCGGCGGGCCGCTCAACGAGCAGAAGGCTCGGACACTTGACTTCGATCGCACCCTGTTGCGCGAGGCGTACGcggacgtcgtcgcctccGAGGCGTCGATCCCGGTCGTGCTCCAGGCGATCCGTGGCTTTGCTCGTCTCGGCGAGCCCCTCGCGGACGCCAACGACTCGATCCCACTCCCGATCACCGTTGTCGACAAGTACGTCAAGTCACGTGCCGGCGTGCAGAACGTCGGCGAACTGGGCATCCAGCTCGATGGCTGGTACCGTCTCCTCCAGGCATTCGAAGCTATTCCGACCTCACACATCGACGCGGGTGCAGCCGACGCTGCGCTGGGGACCTTCATGGCTGACCTCGCGGAGGCACAGAAGTCGGGGGGTCTGAAACTGCCCAACACCATGTTCACCACAACCTCGATtcagcagctcgtcgacatccTTATggcccgcctcggcgttgaACACGCTTCCGAGCTCGTTACCAACGCGTttggcgagcgcgcgacgcACCTCCTACCCACACCAGAGCACACTCCTGCGGCTTCAGAGTCTGAGTTTACGTTGCCTCCGACGCCCGACTCTGCGCAATCGCCGCCTGGTATGTTGCAGCCTGTCTCCAAGCACACACTGCACATTagctccaagctcgacggGCTCATTGACCGCCTGCATGTGGCCATGCCTCCCGTTACGCCTGTGCAGGTGTACGAGACGCTCCGCGAGAGCATCTCGCGCGACAACACGGTACCCGCGCCGGACGTCATCGGCCGCCTTATCGCTCAGCTCGCGCGTGCTGGTGAAGAGGCCAAGGCTCGCGAGCTCTACCAGCTCGCCCAGGTCGTGCTTGCGTCCTGCCTCCCCGAcccgcagcagcaggctgCGGGCTGGCGCGCAGTCGAGGACAGCATGATCGCCGCGTGCTGCTTCCTCGGCCAGCTTGAGCAGGCGGGCATGCACCGCGCCCGCATCATCGAGGCTGGCATGGCTCCTTCGGCGGACGCTTACGCGACGATGATtgcgtcgtcgcgcgactctaccgacgacgcgctcgtcgcccgcgAACTCTTTGATGAGAGCCAGTCGCTCGGTGTGGTGCCCCACCTGTACCTCTTCAACACCATCATCTCGAAGCTCTCCAAAGCCCGCAAGGCTGAGATGGCACTCGACCTCTTCCAGCACATGAAGGCCGCAGGCATCCGCCCCTCGTCTGTCACCTACGGCGCTGTCATCAACGCGTGCTGCCGTgttggcgacgccgagagcgCTGAGATGCTCTTCGATGAGATGGTCAAGCAGCCCAACTTTAAGCCTCGTGTCCCGCCCTTCAA CACTATGATGCAGTTCCACCTCCAGACCCGTCCTTCGCGCGCCCGGGTCCTGCACTACTACGACTCGATGCGTTCTGCCGGCGTCCGCCCCTCGGCCCACACGTACAAacttctcctcgacgcgtaCGGCACTCTCCCGCCAATCGACCTGACCGCCATGAACCGCGTGttcgccgacctcaacgCGGACCGCAAGGTCCCCGTGCAGGGCACGCACTGGGCGTCCATTATCATGGCGTATGGTGTgcacggcggcgacgtTCCCAAGGCTGTCTCGATGTTCGACTCGATCGGCTCGCACCCCTCGGCGAACGGCGCCGTTCCCGAGCCTGTGGTCTGGGAGGCGATTCTGaacgtcctcggccagaAGGGCAcgcttgaggagctcgaggccatgcGTACGCGCATGGTCACGAGCCGTATCCGCCCGACCGCGTACGTCTGCAACGTCCTGATCTCGGGCTACGCAAAGCACGGTCAGATcgatcgcgcgcgcgacgttTTCGAGTCCATGGCCGACTCGGTAACGGGAGTCGCGGCACCCAACAACCaccccgccctcctcacgAGCAGCGGACACGTCAAGCCCGCAAGCACCACGCAGCACACGGACAAGGTGTACCGCGAGCCGTCGACTTATGAGGCCATGGTCCGCGCTGAGCTGCTGGCCGGCGAGCGTGggcgcgccgaggctgtGCTCGCACGCATGGAGGAGCGGCGGTATCCCGTCGCGGTGTGGATGAAGGCCCGCGCGATCATGGACGAGCAGATCTAG
- the TIF11 gene encoding uncharacterized protein (Belongs to the eIF-1A family): MPKAKGKGGKNRRRGKNDADGDKRELIFKEDGQEYAQVVKMLGNGRLEAKCQDGETRLGQIRGQMRKKVWITVGDIILLSLREFQDDKADVIHRYTPDEARNLKTYGELKSDFQITEGAEEGGASDDEGGIEFEEAEIDDL; the protein is encoded by the exons ATGCCGAAG gctAAGGGAAAG GGTGGCAAGAACCGCAGGAGGGGAAAgaacgacgccgacggcgatAAGCGCGAGCTCATCTTCAAGGAGGACGGACAGG AGTACGCCCAGGTTGTCAAGATGCTCGGTAACGGGCGATTGGAGGCAAAGTGCCAGGACGGCGAGACTCGTCTGGGCCAGATCCGTGGCCAGATGCGCAAGaag GTCTGGATCACGGTCGGTGacatcatcctcctctcgctccgCGAGTTCCaggacgacaaggccgacgtTATCCATCGCTACACGCCCGACGAGGCACGTAACCTCAAGACGTACGGCGAGCTCAAGTCGGACTTCCAGATCACGGAGGGTGCCGAGG AGGGTGGTGCttcggacgacgagggcggcatcgagttcgaggaggccgagatcgacgaccTCTAG